Proteins found in one Bacteroidota bacterium genomic segment:
- the sdaAB gene encoding L-serine ammonia-lyase, iron-sulfur-dependent subunit beta encodes MPEPSSIFDMIGPIMVGPSSSHTAAVVRIGYVARRLLGQQPEEALVTFYNSFATTYQGHGSDRAVVAGLLGMAPDDERIPQSLTIAAEAGLRLAFRPVAGALTLHPNTVRLQLRAPDGQSLDLYGVSRGGGLISIIELDGFQVNFSAQLPTLVIDADDVKGSIAIISTVIANDGVNIATMHVARKAKAELAKMVIEMDQPLSEVPLAYLRYLPWVHRVIALEPVP; translated from the coding sequence ATGCCGGAGCCCAGTAGCATCTTCGATATGATCGGCCCCATCATGGTGGGACCCTCTAGCTCCCATACGGCCGCCGTGGTGCGCATCGGCTACGTGGCCCGCCGGCTATTGGGACAACAGCCGGAGGAGGCGCTGGTGACCTTTTACAACTCCTTCGCTACCACCTACCAAGGGCACGGATCCGACCGGGCCGTTGTGGCCGGACTGCTCGGCATGGCCCCGGATGATGAACGCATCCCGCAATCGCTGACGATAGCCGCCGAAGCGGGCCTGCGCCTCGCGTTTCGCCCCGTGGCCGGTGCGCTCACCCTGCATCCCAACACGGTGCGGCTACAGCTGCGCGCTCCCGACGGACAGAGCCTGGATCTGTACGGCGTCAGCCGCGGCGGGGGGCTGATCTCCATCATCGAGCTAGACGGGTTTCAGGTGAACTTCTCGGCCCAACTTCCCACGCTCGTTATCGACGCAGACGACGTCAAAGGTTCGATCGCGATCATCTCGACCGTGATCGCCAACGACGGGGTCAACATCGCCACCATGCACGTGGCCCGTAAGGCCAAGGCGGAGTTGGCCAAGATGGTGATCGAGATGGATCAGCCCCTCTCGGAAGTCCCCCTGGCTTATCTGCGCTATCTGCCCTGGGTGCACCGCGTCATAGCCCTAGAGCCCGTTCCGTAG
- a CDS encoding TatD family hydrolase, protein MMRLVDTHCHLYWADFAPDRDAVLERARQAGVEAILQAATNVETTRAAVELAEAHPKALWAMAAIHPSEAPKTSEEDLARIAELARHPRVVAIGESGLDYHWGRAFAAQQEAFFREHIRLALTLDKPLVIHNRQAHEDLLRILRQEARSGLRGVLHCFSGDEAFAREAIRLGFLLGIGGVLTFKNSSLARVVRAVGLEHLVLETDAPFLAPVPYRGKRNEPAYLVPICARLAEVLEQPISTVAHRTSENARRLFGLPPLDLAASAAAT, encoded by the coding sequence ATGATGCGGCTTGTCGATACGCATTGCCATTTGTATTGGGCGGATTTCGCCCCAGATCGGGATGCGGTGTTGGAACGCGCCCGTCAGGCCGGCGTGGAGGCGATCCTGCAGGCGGCCACCAACGTCGAGACGACGCGCGCGGCCGTTGAATTGGCCGAAGCCCATCCTAAGGCGCTCTGGGCCATGGCGGCCATACATCCCTCGGAAGCGCCGAAGACCTCCGAGGAAGACCTGGCCCGGATTGCGGAACTAGCCCGCCATCCGCGCGTGGTGGCCATCGGGGAGTCGGGGCTGGATTATCATTGGGGTCGCGCCTTCGCGGCTCAACAGGAGGCCTTTTTTCGAGAGCACATCCGGCTGGCCTTGACCTTAGATAAGCCCTTGGTGATCCACAATCGGCAGGCGCACGAGGACCTGTTGCGGATTTTGCGCCAGGAGGCGCGATCGGGGCTGCGGGGCGTTTTGCATTGCTTCTCCGGCGATGAAGCCTTCGCCCGGGAGGCGATCCGGTTGGGCTTCTTGCTGGGCATCGGAGGCGTGCTCACGTTCAAAAACAGTTCCCTTGCTCGTGTGGTGCGCGCTGTGGGCCTGGAGCACCTTGTGCTGGAGACCGACGCCCCGTTTTTGGCCCCCGTGCCGTATCGGGGCAAGCGTAACGAGCCGGCCTATTTGGTCCCCATCTGCGCCCGTCTGGCCGAGGTCTTAGAGCAGCCAATCTCGACGGTGGCGCATCGCACCAGCGAAAACGCGCGCCGGCTCTTTGGGCTGCCCCCGTTGGATCTGGCTGCATCCGCGGCCGCTACCTAA
- the gcvT gene encoding glycine cleavage system aminomethyltransferase GcvT, with amino-acid sequence MSALKRTPLHAHHLRAGAKMVPFGGFEMPLQYTSIVEEHRAVRERAGLFDVSHMGEILVRGPRASAFLQELTTNDVSRLADGKAQYSLLCREDGGIVDDLLVFRISESEYLLVVNAANTTKDWAHLAAHNRVGAELVDVSEETALLALQGPLSEAILSRLLPDLDVSAIPHYRFRVLEDGRFLGCRRALLSATGYTGERGFELFVESDRAPAVWEALWEVGSELGLALCGLGARDTLRLEMGYCLYGNDITEQTHPYEAGLGWVVKLEKGPFVGREALARIRTEGVRRRLVGFRLEKPNVPRREYAIVDPEDGRNIGTVTSGTYSPSLDQGIGMGYVPVEYSQSGSRIGIAIRGRIASAEVVTPPFVPRKPL; translated from the coding sequence ATGAGCGCGCTGAAGCGCACCCCGCTACATGCGCATCACCTCAGGGCCGGGGCCAAGATGGTCCCCTTTGGCGGCTTTGAGATGCCTTTGCAGTACACGAGCATAGTGGAAGAGCACCGAGCCGTCCGGGAGCGGGCCGGGCTATTTGACGTCTCGCACATGGGGGAGATCTTGGTTCGCGGGCCCCGGGCTTCGGCCTTTTTGCAGGAGCTCACCACAAACGACGTAAGCCGTCTTGCAGACGGCAAGGCCCAGTACAGCCTGTTGTGTCGGGAAGACGGCGGGATCGTGGACGATCTGCTCGTATTTCGCATTTCGGAATCCGAGTACCTGCTCGTGGTCAACGCGGCCAACACGACCAAGGACTGGGCCCACCTTGCGGCGCATAACCGAGTGGGCGCGGAGCTGGTGGACGTATCCGAGGAGACGGCCCTCTTGGCCCTGCAGGGCCCGCTTTCGGAGGCGATCCTCAGCCGGCTTTTGCCCGACCTGGACGTGAGCGCGATCCCACATTATCGGTTTCGCGTCCTGGAGGACGGTCGATTCCTGGGATGCCGCCGCGCGCTCCTTTCGGCTACGGGCTATACAGGAGAGCGAGGTTTTGAGCTGTTCGTGGAGTCCGACCGAGCCCCGGCCGTGTGGGAGGCCCTTTGGGAAGTCGGAAGCGAGCTCGGGCTTGCGCTCTGCGGGCTGGGGGCGCGCGACACGCTGCGACTCGAGATGGGCTACTGCTTGTACGGAAACGACATCACCGAACAGACCCACCCGTATGAGGCGGGACTGGGCTGGGTCGTAAAGCTCGAGAAGGGGCCCTTTGTGGGGCGCGAAGCCCTGGCGCGTATCCGGACCGAGGGCGTTCGGCGGCGGCTTGTGGGGTTTCGGCTCGAAAAGCCCAACGTGCCCCGAAGGGAATACGCGATCGTAGACCCCGAGGACGGCCGCAACATCGGAACGGTGACCAGCGGCACCTACTCCCCCAGCCTAGATCAGGGCATCGGAATGGGCTATGTGCCCGTAGAGTACAGCCAAAGCGGAAGCCGCATTGGGATCGCCATTCGAGGCCGAATCGCCTCCGCGGAGGTCGTCACCCCTCCTTTTGTGCCGCGTAAACCCCTATGA
- a CDS encoding dihydroorotase — protein MERLLLRRVRIVDVERGTISAPMDVFLAEGRIAGLGPALEVPSDTPERDFEGRAYVSIGWMDMHVHLREPGQEHKETIATGCRAATFGGFTALACMPNTIPPLHTRDAIEFVYRRAAYEAVDVYPIGCVSKNREGRELAELWDLAQAGAVAFSDDGAPIWHAGLMRRALEYARMLGRPIINHMEEPALSADGVMHEGAVSTRLGLKGIPAEAETAMLARDLELAARTGGHLHVAHLSTARGVELVRRAKAEGVPVTAEVCPHHIALTDEAVAERAYDPNTKMNPPLRTAQDVAALKAGLVDGTIDVIATDHAPHAPEEKEVEFSAAPFGIIGLETAWGLIVRELIRPGVLSLVEALRKITIAPRRILNLPIPRIAVAEPACLTVFDIETTWTVEPRHIRSRSRNTPFIGQSLVGRAWAIYNRGQWIEEHP, from the coding sequence ATGGAGCGCCTTCTGCTGCGCCGGGTCCGGATTGTGGACGTAGAGCGCGGAACCATCAGCGCGCCCATGGATGTGTTTTTAGCCGAGGGGCGGATCGCGGGCCTGGGTCCGGCGCTAGAGGTCCCCTCCGATACCCCAGAACGGGACTTCGAGGGGCGGGCCTACGTATCCATTGGCTGGATGGACATGCACGTGCATCTCCGAGAGCCGGGTCAGGAGCACAAGGAGACCATCGCGACCGGCTGTCGGGCGGCCACCTTCGGGGGCTTTACGGCCCTAGCCTGCATGCCGAACACCATCCCGCCACTGCATACCCGCGACGCGATCGAGTTTGTCTACCGCCGAGCCGCTTACGAGGCCGTAGACGTTTATCCGATCGGCTGCGTCTCCAAAAACCGAGAGGGGCGTGAGCTGGCCGAACTGTGGGATCTGGCGCAGGCCGGCGCGGTGGCCTTCTCCGACGATGGGGCTCCGATCTGGCATGCCGGCCTCATGCGCCGGGCCCTGGAGTATGCGCGCATGCTCGGACGGCCGATCATCAATCATATGGAGGAGCCCGCGCTCAGCGCCGACGGCGTCATGCACGAAGGCGCCGTCTCGACGCGGCTGGGGCTCAAAGGGATCCCCGCCGAGGCCGAGACCGCGATGCTGGCGCGCGATCTGGAGCTGGCCGCTCGAACCGGGGGCCACCTGCACGTGGCGCATCTTTCCACGGCGCGCGGGGTGGAGCTGGTGCGCCGCGCCAAGGCCGAGGGGGTGCCCGTGACGGCAGAGGTCTGCCCGCATCACATCGCCCTCACGGACGAGGCTGTGGCCGAACGCGCCTACGATCCCAACACGAAGATGAACCCGCCTCTGCGCACGGCTCAGGATGTGGCCGCCCTGAAGGCGGGGCTGGTCGATGGCACGATCGACGTCATCGCCACCGATCACGCCCCGCATGCGCCCGAAGAGAAGGAAGTCGAATTTTCGGCCGCGCCCTTCGGGATCATCGGTTTGGAGACGGCTTGGGGCTTGATCGTGCGCGAGCTCATACGTCCGGGGGTGCTGAGCCTTGTGGAGGCCCTGCGCAAGATCACAATCGCCCCACGCCGCATCCTGAACCTGCCCATACCGCGCATAGCCGTGGCGGAGCCCGCCTGCCTGACGGTTTTCGACATCGAGACCACGTGGACCGTAGAGCCCCGTCATATCCGATCCCGATCCCGCAACACGCCGTTTATCGGGCAGAGCCTTGTGGGTCGTGCCTGGGCCATCTACAATCGAGGTCAGTGGATAGAGGAACACCCCTAG